A genomic window from Streptomyces brevispora includes:
- a CDS encoding DedA family protein produces MHIQEWLETVPAISVYLLVGIVIGLESLGIPLPGEIVLISAALLAAGHDGINPWILGACASAGAVIGDSIGYAIGRKGGRPLLAWLGGKFPRHFGEGQIALAERSFHKWGMWAVFFGRFVALLRIFAGPLAGVLHMPYWKFLTANLLGGIVWAGGTTAVIYSVGVVAEAWLKRFSYLGLAIAVLIGLASMLVLKNRAKKAAAQSTARSAPEPGIVPAAD; encoded by the coding sequence TTGCATATCCAGGAGTGGCTGGAGACCGTCCCCGCGATCAGCGTCTACCTCCTGGTGGGCATCGTGATCGGTCTGGAGAGCCTCGGCATCCCGCTGCCGGGGGAGATCGTCCTGATCAGCGCGGCGCTGCTGGCCGCTGGGCACGACGGCATCAACCCGTGGATCCTGGGTGCCTGCGCCTCGGCGGGGGCGGTGATCGGTGACTCGATCGGTTATGCCATCGGCCGTAAGGGCGGACGTCCGCTGCTCGCCTGGCTCGGCGGGAAATTCCCCCGGCACTTCGGCGAGGGCCAGATCGCCCTGGCGGAACGCTCGTTCCACAAGTGGGGCATGTGGGCGGTCTTCTTCGGCCGCTTCGTCGCCCTGCTGCGCATCTTCGCCGGACCGCTCGCCGGCGTCCTGCACATGCCGTACTGGAAGTTCCTGACCGCCAACCTGCTCGGCGGGATCGTCTGGGCCGGCGGTACCACGGCCGTCATCTACTCGGTGGGTGTCGTCGCCGAGGCCTGGCTCAAGCGGTTCTCGTACCTGGGACTGGCGATCGCGGTCCTGATCGGACTCGCCTCGATGCTGGTCCTCAAGAACCGGGCCAAGAAGGCGGC